Proteins encoded together in one Musa acuminata AAA Group cultivar baxijiao chromosome BXJ3-6, Cavendish_Baxijiao_AAA, whole genome shotgun sequence window:
- the LOC135640219 gene encoding cytochrome P450 94B3-like, producing the protein MAIAIPFLFSFVFLFLLVLRLLSSSAAVSSSYGPKTHPVIGCLIRFYKNRHRLLDWYTELLEASPTQTIVMRRLGARRTIVTANPENVEHVLKINFPNYPKGRPFTEILGDLLGCGIFSADGELWHTQRKLASHEFSTRSLCDFVVNALEFETGERLLPILSSACAHRGVVDMQELLRRFAFDTICKVSLGTDPGFLDASLPESPLADAFEVASAISAKRGAAPVFAVWKAKRALGLGSEGQLRAAVKLIHASVMEIIRTRKTEIKKGTQHNDLLSRLIVGGHKDEVIRDMVISFVMAGKDTTSAALTWFFWLLSCHPEAETEVAKEAKQAKGRLDYHALKDMKVLEACLCECMRLYPPVLWDSKHAAYNDTLPDGTRIKKGDRVTYFPYGMGRSEKLWGKNCMEFDYRRWLSESGELVRQSPFKFPVFQAGPRVCLGKEMAFVQMKYVAASVLRQFELRREESAKQRPALVPLLTAHMAGGLHMVVEKRGEMESICSL; encoded by the coding sequence ATGGCCATTGCCATCCCATTcctgttttccttcgtcttcttaTTCTTGCTGGTATTGAGGCTTCTCTCCTCTTCTGCTGCTGTTTCTTCTTCGTATGGCCCCAAAACGCACCCCGTCATCGGGTGTCTGATTCGGTTCTATAAGAACCGGCACAGGCTCTTGGACTGGTACACCGagctcctcgaggcctcgccgacGCAGACGATCGTCATGCGCCGCCTCGGGGCTCGTCGGACCATCGTGACTGCCAACCCCGAGAACGTCGAACATGTACTCAAGATCAACTTCCCTAACTATCCCAAGGGCCGGCCCTTCACCGAGATCCTCGGCGACCTCCTCGGTTGCGGCATCTTCAGCGCCGACGGCGAGCTCTGGCACACTCAGCGCAAACTCGCTAGCCACGAGTTCAGCACCAGGTCCCTGTGCGACTTCGTCGTCAATGCTCTCGAGTTCGAGACCGGAGAGAGGCTGCTACCGATCCTGTCGTCGGCGTGCGCCCACCGCGGCGTGGTCGATATGCAAGAGCTGCTCCGCCGCTTCGCCTTCGATACCATTTGCAAGGTCTCGCTCGGGACGGACCCCGGCTTCCTCGACGCCTCGTTGCCCGAGTCCCCACTCGCTGATGCTTTCGAGGTCGCCTCGGCCATCAGCGCTAAGCGAGGGGCTGCACCGGTCTTCGCGGTGTGGAAGGCCAAGCGCGCGCTCGGCCTCGGCTCCGAAGGCCAGCTTCGTGCCGCGGTGAAGCTAATCCATGCATCCGTCATGGAGATAATTAGAACGAGGAAGACGGAGATCAAGAAGGGCACGCAGCACAACGACCTCTTGTCGAGGCTCATCGTCGGAGGCCACAAGGACGAGGTGATCCGCGACATGGTCATCAGCTTCGTGATGGCCGGGAAAGACACGACCTCCGCCGCTCTGACATGGTTCTTCTGGCTCCTCTCGTGCCATCCCGAGGCCGAAACGGAGGTCGCCAAAGAAGCGAAGCAAGCCAAAGGGCGATTAGACTACCACGCACTGAAGGATATGAAGGTGTTGGAAGCGTGCCTCTGCGAGTGCATGAGGCTGTACCCGCCGGTGCTGTGGGACTCCAAGCACGCAGCCTACAACGACACGCTGCCCGACGGGACTCGGATCAAGAAAGGCGATCGAGTGACGTACTTCCCCTACGGCATGGGGAGGTCAGAGAAGCTATGGGGGAAGAACTGCATGGAGTTCGACTACAGGAGGTGGTTGTCGGAGAGCGGGGAGTTGGTGCGACAGTCGCCGTTCAAGTTCCCGGTGTTCCAAGCCGGGCCAAGGGTCTGCTTGGGGAAGGAGATGGCCTTTGTTCAGATGAAGTACGTCGCGGCGTCGGTGCTCAGACAGTTCGAGTTGAGGAGGGAGGAGAGCGCGAAGCAGAGGCCGGCACTGGTGCCGCTGCTGACCGCC